The following are encoded in a window of Novosphingobium sp. ZN18A2 genomic DNA:
- a CDS encoding GDP-mannose 4,6-dehydratase, with translation MNVLVTGTAGFIGYSLARKLLERGDTVIGVDVVNDYYDVSLKEARLAHLRELGKDRFRFHRIDFADYPALTAALADETFERIVHLGAQAGVRYSIENPHAYLHSNLAGHLNLLEVGRHRGVEHMVYASSSSVYGGNTRMPFSVEDRVDQPISLYAATKKADELMSETYAHLYRLPLTGLRFFTVYGPWGRPDMMMWIFTKKIMAGEPIPVFNHGDMYRDFTYIDDIIAGVIACLDNPPPDDGAVKAGGSTKPHRLYNIGNHKSEHLMKVVGILEEEIGRKATVEMLPMQPGDVRQSYADIDAISSDLGYKPTTSIDVGVPNFIRWYKEYHGA, from the coding sequence ATGAACGTTCTTGTTACCGGCACGGCCGGATTCATCGGCTATTCGCTTGCCAGGAAGCTGCTCGAACGCGGCGATACCGTGATCGGTGTCGACGTGGTCAACGACTATTACGACGTGTCGCTGAAGGAAGCGCGGCTGGCCCACTTGCGCGAGCTGGGCAAGGACCGGTTCCGCTTTCACCGCATCGATTTTGCGGACTATCCGGCGCTGACCGCCGCGCTGGCGGACGAGACGTTCGAACGCATCGTCCACCTCGGCGCGCAGGCGGGCGTTCGCTATTCGATCGAGAACCCGCACGCCTATCTGCATTCCAACCTTGCCGGGCACCTGAACCTGCTGGAAGTGGGCCGGCATCGCGGGGTGGAACACATGGTCTATGCCAGTTCCAGCTCAGTCTATGGCGGCAACACCCGGATGCCCTTCTCGGTCGAGGACCGGGTCGACCAGCCGATCAGCCTTTATGCCGCGACCAAGAAGGCGGACGAGCTGATGAGCGAAACCTATGCCCATCTCTATCGCCTGCCGCTGACGGGGCTGCGCTTTTTCACCGTCTATGGGCCGTGGGGCCGGCCCGACATGATGATGTGGATCTTCACGAAGAAGATCATGGCCGGCGAACCGATCCCGGTGTTCAACCATGGCGATATGTACCGCGATTTCACCTATATCGACGACATCATCGCCGGCGTGATCGCCTGTCTGGACAACCCGCCGCCCGACGATGGCGCGGTAAAGGCCGGCGGCAGCACAAAACCGCACCGGCTTTACAACATCGGCAACCACAAGTCGGAACACCTGATGAAGGTGGTGGGCATCCTCGAAGAGGAAATCGGCCGCAAGGCGACGGTGGAAATGCTGCCGATGCAGCCGGGCGACGTGCGCCAGTCCTATGCCGATATCGACGCGATCAGCAGCGATCTGGGATACAAGCCCACGACCTCTATCGACGTGGGCGTGCCGAACTTCATCCGCTGGTACAAGGAATACCACGGCGCCTGA
- a CDS encoding nucleotide sugar dehydrogenase, with protein MFPKIAASPNHSEGGTPLAATTRVTVVGLGYVGLPLAVALAKKFFVTGFDIDQRRIGELADGHDRTGEIEAQPLSMSSLGVTSDPAVCPPSDFYIVTVPTPIDADNKPDLRLVEAASRTVGAMLPAAAEEGREPVVIYESTVYPGVTEEICAPILEKVSGLVCGRDFFLGYSPERINPGDREHTIESITKVVSGQTPEVLDRLSHLYGAITSGGVFRAASIRAAEAAKVIENAQRDINIAFMNEIAQIFSKMDISVWDVLAAANTKWNFLPFTPGLVGGHCIGVDPYYLSHRAETLGHDPQVILAGRGVNDGMAEWVAASLHEQRGGKPGSTLVLGLTFKENVPDLRNSKVADVIAGLSARGHEVTVHDPHADSGEAQREYGLALDPHALERQYDLVLLAVPHRVYLAGGEDAMTGLVARGGTLADLKGVLNGAADWKL; from the coding sequence ATGTTCCCGAAAATTGCCGCTTCGCCCAACCACAGCGAGGGCGGGACACCCCTTGCGGCAACAACGCGCGTTACCGTTGTGGGCCTTGGGTATGTTGGCCTGCCGCTGGCCGTGGCACTGGCGAAGAAATTCTTTGTTACCGGCTTCGATATCGACCAGCGCCGCATCGGCGAACTTGCCGACGGGCATGACCGAACGGGAGAAATCGAGGCACAGCCGCTTTCCATGTCGAGCCTGGGCGTGACCAGCGATCCCGCCGTCTGCCCGCCAAGCGACTTCTATATCGTCACTGTTCCCACCCCGATCGATGCGGACAACAAGCCGGACCTGCGCCTTGTCGAAGCGGCCAGTCGCACCGTTGGCGCGATGTTGCCCGCAGCGGCGGAAGAAGGCCGCGAACCGGTGGTGATCTATGAAAGCACGGTTTATCCGGGCGTGACCGAGGAAATCTGCGCGCCGATCCTGGAAAAGGTTTCGGGGCTGGTCTGCGGGCGCGATTTCTTCCTTGGCTACAGCCCGGAACGCATCAATCCGGGCGACCGCGAACATACCATAGAGAGCATAACCAAGGTCGTGTCCGGCCAGACTCCCGAAGTGCTTGACCGCTTGTCGCACCTTTATGGCGCGATCACCAGCGGCGGGGTCTTCCGCGCTGCGTCTATCCGGGCGGCAGAGGCTGCAAAGGTGATCGAGAACGCCCAGCGCGATATCAACATCGCCTTCATGAACGAGATCGCGCAGATCTTTTCGAAGATGGACATATCGGTGTGGGACGTGCTGGCGGCGGCCAATACCAAGTGGAACTTTCTGCCTTTCACCCCGGGCCTTGTCGGCGGGCACTGTATCGGCGTCGACCCCTATTACCTTTCGCATCGCGCAGAGACGCTGGGCCATGATCCGCAGGTTATCCTGGCCGGACGCGGCGTGAACGACGGCATGGCCGAATGGGTTGCCGCATCGCTGCACGAACAGCGCGGGGGCAAGCCGGGCAGCACGCTGGTCCTTGGCCTTACCTTCAAGGAAAACGTGCCCGACCTGCGCAATTCGAAAGTGGCTGACGTGATTGCCGGACTTTCCGCGCGCGGCCACGAAGTGACGGTGCACGATCCCCATGCCGACAGCGGCGAGGCGCAGCGCGAATACGGCCTTGCGCTGGACCCCCACGCGCTTGAAAGGCAGTACGACCTGGTGCTGCTTGCCGTTCCGCACCGCGTTTACCTTGCCGGAGGTGAAGACGCGATGACGGGCCTTGTTGCCCGGGGCGGCACGCTGGCCGACCTGAAGGGCGTGCTGAACGGCGCTGCAGACTGGAAGCTTTGA